A genomic stretch from Helianthus annuus cultivar XRQ/B chromosome 1, HanXRQr2.0-SUNRISE, whole genome shotgun sequence includes:
- the LOC110878401 gene encoding nucleolar protein NET1 isoform X2: MATAGEHDDGVANRHVVYLDTTLDTHLAMIVSDSDTVSDFKRKIMLEHHQLFPAIGDVKVECLKVKRKGSFYHLSDSMLVKSAFGATKRNWFASVDASRLEQNDGIQQLSKHKAGDQLALPWVTHSRSIERHDNHGSPSVHSKTAPLETASLVNQKVLNFDQLTSGDSCKDVSKNAEEDRLCNDKQMDCEPQEKLDTVNTDVNSKKRTRDVHNESPLQDAFGYGPSVKKKRKTQRGKSDVKASEETLGLTHDNDKVNDKGDENKRINKGEKCSDLDQAATVLLSIKGVGNETVADVAMVVENNIQQETPIVMSQKEKDSEALQTPTMENEVPSSLMSAPAGVTARGYLKRSTKHKAAENETSSTSIIKKLHNTNKEATKSSPQQNVGSNGQERADDQIDKHKDDSDISLKQRPELKLPGRKKEAAGCENTGEGKRRKTKKLFKHSDNLVGDISSIGLASVIDERKTDEVTEEALVDAKKGDDAVMNEVEISVENMEEKSRKDFTDTNESVMNNDADISTTVKNTTQVNAQGILDNLEKQNEKTEDATKKKKKRKNKKTDEVTEEALVDAKKGDDVVMNEVEILVENIEEKSRKDFTDTNESVMNNDADISTTEKNTTQENAQGILDNLEKQNEKTEDATKKKKKRKIKRTAGRNEDESITKHVNRDVCENVKESESGLLDTDRKDGEREQHEDSEKTLIDAKKGDDVIVKEVEVSVENIEEKSRKEITDTNDAVTVTNVDNLLPHSESPVNNDADISTGMNKSQVNVQGILDNVEKQNEKMDDTTKKKRKKKSKTKRSSGRNEDESVTKHVDDDVIENVKEAESSLPDADRKDGDKTNKTDKPQDLQSKHQSTDVELESKKSQSVDHHHLPEKTSKNVTASELSKVNNEVEIPENESKFFVDSRKDMKNTKVDSGNDRSQKLVSKNENSNVSVDVIKDPNITNIDKFKTPKRTRKIDAQKTSRQQLPLVQSRVKTVEKKKVNGLQKVKSLLNTPGTIFGDDGDSDSSTQAPSHKSSSSSSSSSEEDSSYSLYSIRNRSHARKGMEGAGKNNINSQNESKSPILGKLLRSSSAFKKAKVTASQVEDTVESVPDSQP, translated from the exons ATGGCAACGGCAGGTGAACACGATGACGGAGTAGCCAATCGTCACGTCGTTTATCTCGACACCACTCTCGACACTCATCTGGCTATGATCGTCTCCGACTCTGACACCGTATCCGATTTCAAAA GGAAAATAATGTTAGAGCATCATCAGTTGTTTCCTGCTATTGGAGATGTTAAAGTCGAATGTTTGAAG GTAAAACGAAAAGGAAGCTTCTATCACTTGTCAGACTCTATGCTCGTTAAGAGTGCATTCGGTGCTACAAAAAGAAATTGGTTTGCGTCAGTAGATGCTTCTCGTTTAGAGCAAAATGATGGTATTCAACAGTTGAGTAAACATAAGGCTGGGGATCAACTAGCCTTACCATGGGTAACACACAGTCGTTCAATCGAAAGACACGATAATCACGGGTCACCATCAGTTCATTCTAAAACCGCACCATTAGAAACCGCATCATTGGTGAACCAAAAAGTTCTTAATTTTGATCAACTTACGTCTGGTGATTCTTGTAAAGACGTCTCGAAGAATGCTGAGGAAGATAGATTATGCAATGATAAGCAGATGGATTGTGAACCACAAGAGAAGCTGGATACTGTAAATACAGATGTAAATTCGAAGAAAAGAACACGTGATGTGCATAACGAGAGTCCACTACAAGACGCTTTTGGGTATGGACCTTCTGTGAAAAAGAAACGTAAGACTCAAAGGGGAAAAAGCGATGTAAAAGCTTCAGAAGAAACCCTAGGTTTAACACATGATAATGATAAGGTAAATGATAAGGGTGATGAAAATAAGAGAATAAACAAAGGTGAAAAATGTTCTGATCTCGATCAAGCAGCCACTGTTCTCCTCAGTATTAAAGGTGTTGGAAATGAAACTGTTGCTGATGTAGCAATGGTAGTGGAAAACAATATCCAGCAAGAGACGCCTATTGTTATGTCTCAGAAGGAGAAAGACAGTGAAGCCCTTCAGACACCAACTATGGAGAATGAAGTACCTTCTTCGTTAATGA GTGCTCCTGCTGGAGTGACTGCCAGGGGTTATCTGAAGCGTTCAACCAAACATAAAGCTGCTGAAAATGAAACGTCCTCTACATCTATCATCAAAAAGCTGCATAACACAAACAAAGAAGCCACTAAATCTTCTCCACAACAGAATGTAGGATCCAACGGTCAGGAACGTGCAGATGATCAGATCGACAAACACAAAGACGATTCAGATATCTCACTGAAGCAAAGACCTGAACTGAAGCTTCCCGGTAGGAAAAAGGAGGCTGCGGGTTGTGAGAATACCGGTGAAGGTAAAAGGAGGAAAACCAAGAAACTATTTAAACATTCTGATAATCTTGTCGGTGATATTTCTTCAATTGGTCTTGCTTCCGTTATTGATGAAAGAAAAACAGATGAAGTTACAGAGGAAGCGTTAGTAG ATGCTAAGAAAGGCGATGATGCGGTCATGAATGAGGTGGAAATCTCAGTGGAAAATATGGAAGAAAAATCAAGGAAAGATTTTACAGATACTAATGAAAGTGTGATGAACAATGATGCTGATATATCAACAACCGTGAAAAACACGACTCAAGTAAATGCACAAGGTATATTAGATAACTTAGAGAAACAGAATGAGAAGACTGAGGATGCAacgaaaaagaaaaagaaacggaaaaataaaaaaacagatgAAGTTACAGAGGAAGCGTTAGTAGATGCTAAGAAAGGCGATGATGTGGTCATGAATGAGGTGGAAATCTTAGTAGAAAATATTGAAGAAAAATCAAGGAAAGATTTTACAGATACTAATGAAAGTGTGATGAACAATGATGCTGATATATCAACGACCGAGAAAAACACAACTCAAGAAAATGCACAAGGTATATTAGATAACTTAGAGAAACAGAACGAGAAGACTGAGGATGCAacgaaaaagaaaaagaaacggAAAATTAAAAGAACGGCTGGACGAAACGAGGATGAGTCGATAACAAAGCATGTTAATCGTgatgtttgtgaaaatgttaagGAGAGTGAGAGCGGTTTGCTTGATACCGATAGAAAAGATGGTGAAAGAGAACAGCACGAAGATTCGGAGAAAACATTAATAGATGCTAAGAAAGGTGATGATGTGATTGTCAAAGAGGTGGAAGTTTCAGTAGAAAATATAGAAGAAAAATCAAGGAAAGAAATCACAGATACTAATGATGCTGTAACGGTAACAAATGTGGATAACCTTTTACCACATTCTGAAAGTCCGGTGAACAATGATGCTGATATATCAACAGGGATGAACAAAAGTCAAGTGAATGTGCAAGGTATCTTGGATAACGTAGAAAAGCAGAATGAGAAGATGGATGATACAacgaaaaagaaaaggaaaaagaaaagtaAAACTAAAAGATCTTCTGGAAGAAACGAGGATGAGTCGGTAACAAAGCATGTCGATGATGATGTTATTGAAAATGTTAAGGAAGCCGAGAGTAGTTTGCCTGATGCCGATAGAAAAGACGGTGATAAAACAAACAAGACTGATAAACCTCAAGATCTGCAAAGTAAACATCAGTCTACTGACGTTGAGCTAGAGTCAAAGAAAAGTCAAAGTGTTGACCACCATCATCTTCCTGAAAAGACCTCTAAGAATGTGACTGCATCTGAACTTTCTAAGGTTAATAACGAAGTTGAGATTCCTGAGAATGAATCCAAATTTTTCGTTGATAGCAGGAAAGACATGAAGAACACAAAAGTTGATTCCGGGAATGACCGATCACAGAAGCTTGTTTCCAAAAATGAGAACAGCAATGTTTCTGTTGATGTGATAAAAGATCCAAACATTACCAATATCGATAAATTCAAAACTCCAAAAAGGACCAGAAAGATCGATGCTCAAAAGACCAGCAGACAACAATTGCCGTTAGTTCAGTCTCGTGTCAAAACTGTGGAGAAGAAAAAAGTGAACGGTTTACAGAAAGTGAAGAGTTTGTTGAATACACCTGGAACAATATTTGGGGATGATGGTGATTCAGATTCCAGCACACAAGCTCCATCTCAtaaatcatcatcgtcatcatcgtcGTCATCAGAAGAAGATAGTTCTTATAGCCTATACTCAATAAGAAACA GGTCTCATGCAAGGAAAGGAATGGAAGGCGCTGGAAAGAACAATATAAATTCACA GAACGAATCAAAGAGCCCGATACTGGGAAAACTTTTAAGAAGTTCAAGTGCATTCAAGAAAGCAAAGGTCACTGCATCACAAGTGGAAGATACTGTTGAATCTGTTCCAGATAGTCAACCCTAA
- the LOC110878401 gene encoding kinesin-related protein 8 isoform X1 gives MATAGEHDDGVANRHVVYLDTTLDTHLAMIVSDSDTVSDFKRKIMLEHHQLFPAIGDVKVECLKVKRKGSFYHLSDSMLVKSAFGATKRNWFASVDASRLEQNDGIQQLSKHKAGDQLALPWVTHSRSIERHDNHGSPSVHSKTAPLETASLVNQKVLNFDQLTSGDSCKDVSKNAEEDRLCNDKQMDCEPQEKLDTVNTDVNSKKRTRDVHNESPLQDAFGYGPSVKKKRKTQRGKSDVKASEETLGLTHDNDKVNDKGDENKRINKGEKCSDLDQAATVLLSIKGVGNETVADVAMVVENNIQQETPIVMSQKEKDSEALQTPTMENEVPSSLMSAPAGVTARGYLKRSTKHKAAENETSSTSIIKKLHNTNKEATKSSPQQNVGSNGQERADDQIDKHKDDSDISLKQRPELKLPGRKKEAAGCENTGEGKRRKTKKLFKHSDNLVGDISSIGLASVIDERKTDEVTEEALVDAKKGDDAVMNEVEILVENIEERSRKDFTDTNESAMNDDADISTTVKNTTQENVQGILDNLEKQNEKAEDATKKKKKRKNKKTDEVTEEALVDAKKGDDAVMNEVEISVENMEEKSRKDFTDTNESVMNNDADISTTVKNTTQVNAQGILDNLEKQNEKTEDATKKKKKRKNKKTDEVTEEALVDAKKGDDVVMNEVEILVENIEEKSRKDFTDTNESVMNNDADISTTEKNTTQENAQGILDNLEKQNEKTEDATKKKKKRKIKRTAGRNEDESITKHVNRDVCENVKESESGLLDTDRKDGEREQHEDSEKTLIDAKKGDDVIVKEVEVSVENIEEKSRKEITDTNDAVTVTNVDNLLPHSESPVNNDADISTGMNKSQVNVQGILDNVEKQNEKMDDTTKKKRKKKSKTKRSSGRNEDESVTKHVDDDVIENVKEAESSLPDADRKDGDKTNKTDKPQDLQSKHQSTDVELESKKSQSVDHHHLPEKTSKNVTASELSKVNNEVEIPENESKFFVDSRKDMKNTKVDSGNDRSQKLVSKNENSNVSVDVIKDPNITNIDKFKTPKRTRKIDAQKTSRQQLPLVQSRVKTVEKKKVNGLQKVKSLLNTPGTIFGDDGDSDSSTQAPSHKSSSSSSSSSEEDSSYSLYSIRNRSHARKGMEGAGKNNINSQNESKSPILGKLLRSSSAFKKAKVTASQVEDTVESVPDSQP, from the exons ATGGCAACGGCAGGTGAACACGATGACGGAGTAGCCAATCGTCACGTCGTTTATCTCGACACCACTCTCGACACTCATCTGGCTATGATCGTCTCCGACTCTGACACCGTATCCGATTTCAAAA GGAAAATAATGTTAGAGCATCATCAGTTGTTTCCTGCTATTGGAGATGTTAAAGTCGAATGTTTGAAG GTAAAACGAAAAGGAAGCTTCTATCACTTGTCAGACTCTATGCTCGTTAAGAGTGCATTCGGTGCTACAAAAAGAAATTGGTTTGCGTCAGTAGATGCTTCTCGTTTAGAGCAAAATGATGGTATTCAACAGTTGAGTAAACATAAGGCTGGGGATCAACTAGCCTTACCATGGGTAACACACAGTCGTTCAATCGAAAGACACGATAATCACGGGTCACCATCAGTTCATTCTAAAACCGCACCATTAGAAACCGCATCATTGGTGAACCAAAAAGTTCTTAATTTTGATCAACTTACGTCTGGTGATTCTTGTAAAGACGTCTCGAAGAATGCTGAGGAAGATAGATTATGCAATGATAAGCAGATGGATTGTGAACCACAAGAGAAGCTGGATACTGTAAATACAGATGTAAATTCGAAGAAAAGAACACGTGATGTGCATAACGAGAGTCCACTACAAGACGCTTTTGGGTATGGACCTTCTGTGAAAAAGAAACGTAAGACTCAAAGGGGAAAAAGCGATGTAAAAGCTTCAGAAGAAACCCTAGGTTTAACACATGATAATGATAAGGTAAATGATAAGGGTGATGAAAATAAGAGAATAAACAAAGGTGAAAAATGTTCTGATCTCGATCAAGCAGCCACTGTTCTCCTCAGTATTAAAGGTGTTGGAAATGAAACTGTTGCTGATGTAGCAATGGTAGTGGAAAACAATATCCAGCAAGAGACGCCTATTGTTATGTCTCAGAAGGAGAAAGACAGTGAAGCCCTTCAGACACCAACTATGGAGAATGAAGTACCTTCTTCGTTAATGA GTGCTCCTGCTGGAGTGACTGCCAGGGGTTATCTGAAGCGTTCAACCAAACATAAAGCTGCTGAAAATGAAACGTCCTCTACATCTATCATCAAAAAGCTGCATAACACAAACAAAGAAGCCACTAAATCTTCTCCACAACAGAATGTAGGATCCAACGGTCAGGAACGTGCAGATGATCAGATCGACAAACACAAAGACGATTCAGATATCTCACTGAAGCAAAGACCTGAACTGAAGCTTCCCGGTAGGAAAAAGGAGGCTGCGGGTTGTGAGAATACCGGTGAAGGTAAAAGGAGGAAAACCAAGAAACTATTTAAACATTCTGATAATCTTGTCGGTGATATTTCTTCAATTGGTCTTGCTTCCGTTATTGATGAAAGAAAAACAGATGAAGTTACAGAGGAAGCGTTAGTAGATGCTAAGAAAGGCGATGATGCGGTCATGAATGAGGTGGAAATCTTAGTAGAAAATATTGAAGAAAGATCAAGGAAAGATTTTACAGATACTAATGAAAGTGCGATGAACGATGATGCTGATATATCAACAACCGTGAAAAACACGACTCAAGAAAATGTACAAGGTATATTAGATAACTTAGAGAAACAGAATGAGAAGGCTGAGGATGCAacgaaaaagaaaaagaaacggaaaaataaaaaaacagatgAAGTTACAGAAGAAGCGTTAGTAGATGCTAAGAAAGGCGATGATGCGGTCATGAATGAGGTGGAAATCTCAGTGGAAAATATGGAAGAAAAATCAAGGAAAGATTTTACAGATACTAATGAAAGTGTGATGAACAATGATGCTGATATATCAACAACCGTGAAAAACACGACTCAAGTAAATGCACAAGGTATATTAGATAACTTAGAGAAACAGAATGAGAAGACTGAGGATGCAacgaaaaagaaaaagaaacggaaaaataaaaaaacagatgAAGTTACAGAGGAAGCGTTAGTAGATGCTAAGAAAGGCGATGATGTGGTCATGAATGAGGTGGAAATCTTAGTAGAAAATATTGAAGAAAAATCAAGGAAAGATTTTACAGATACTAATGAAAGTGTGATGAACAATGATGCTGATATATCAACGACCGAGAAAAACACAACTCAAGAAAATGCACAAGGTATATTAGATAACTTAGAGAAACAGAACGAGAAGACTGAGGATGCAacgaaaaagaaaaagaaacggAAAATTAAAAGAACGGCTGGACGAAACGAGGATGAGTCGATAACAAAGCATGTTAATCGTgatgtttgtgaaaatgttaagGAGAGTGAGAGCGGTTTGCTTGATACCGATAGAAAAGATGGTGAAAGAGAACAGCACGAAGATTCGGAGAAAACATTAATAGATGCTAAGAAAGGTGATGATGTGATTGTCAAAGAGGTGGAAGTTTCAGTAGAAAATATAGAAGAAAAATCAAGGAAAGAAATCACAGATACTAATGATGCTGTAACGGTAACAAATGTGGATAACCTTTTACCACATTCTGAAAGTCCGGTGAACAATGATGCTGATATATCAACAGGGATGAACAAAAGTCAAGTGAATGTGCAAGGTATCTTGGATAACGTAGAAAAGCAGAATGAGAAGATGGATGATACAacgaaaaagaaaaggaaaaagaaaagtaAAACTAAAAGATCTTCTGGAAGAAACGAGGATGAGTCGGTAACAAAGCATGTCGATGATGATGTTATTGAAAATGTTAAGGAAGCCGAGAGTAGTTTGCCTGATGCCGATAGAAAAGACGGTGATAAAACAAACAAGACTGATAAACCTCAAGATCTGCAAAGTAAACATCAGTCTACTGACGTTGAGCTAGAGTCAAAGAAAAGTCAAAGTGTTGACCACCATCATCTTCCTGAAAAGACCTCTAAGAATGTGACTGCATCTGAACTTTCTAAGGTTAATAACGAAGTTGAGATTCCTGAGAATGAATCCAAATTTTTCGTTGATAGCAGGAAAGACATGAAGAACACAAAAGTTGATTCCGGGAATGACCGATCACAGAAGCTTGTTTCCAAAAATGAGAACAGCAATGTTTCTGTTGATGTGATAAAAGATCCAAACATTACCAATATCGATAAATTCAAAACTCCAAAAAGGACCAGAAAGATCGATGCTCAAAAGACCAGCAGACAACAATTGCCGTTAGTTCAGTCTCGTGTCAAAACTGTGGAGAAGAAAAAAGTGAACGGTTTACAGAAAGTGAAGAGTTTGTTGAATACACCTGGAACAATATTTGGGGATGATGGTGATTCAGATTCCAGCACACAAGCTCCATCTCAtaaatcatcatcgtcatcatcgtcGTCATCAGAAGAAGATAGTTCTTATAGCCTATACTCAATAAGAAACA GGTCTCATGCAAGGAAAGGAATGGAAGGCGCTGGAAAGAACAATATAAATTCACA GAACGAATCAAAGAGCCCGATACTGGGAAAACTTTTAAGAAGTTCAAGTGCATTCAAGAAAGCAAAGGTCACTGCATCACAAGTGGAAGATACTGTTGAATCTGTTCCAGATAGTCAACCCTAA